Proteins from a single region of Abyssalbus ytuae:
- the gyrA gene encoding DNA gyrase subunit A, whose protein sequence is MAEGEKLIPINIEDEMKSAYIDYSMSVIVSRALPDVRDGLKPVHRRVLFGMHELGVRSNSAYKKSARIVGEVLGKYHPHGDTSVYDTMVRMAQEWSLRYMLVDGQGNFGSVDGDSPAAMRYTEARMRKISEDMMADIDKDTVDHQLNFDDSLKEPTVLPTRVPNLLINGASGIAVGMATNMPPHNLSEVVDGTVAYIDNNDITVDELIEYVKAPDFPTGGIIYGYDGVKEAFKTGRGRVVMRAKAAFEEVNGRECIIVTEIPYQVNKADMIKKTADLVNEKRIEGISNIRDESDRKGMRIVYVLKKDAIPNIVLNTLYKYTALQSSFSVNNIALVNGRPQLLNLKDMIHHFVDHRHEVVVRRTEYELKKAEERAHILEGLIIASDNIDEVIALIRSSANADEAREKLMERFKLTEIQAKAIVEMRLRQLTGLEQDKLRAEYEDIKKFIEDCKDILARKERRMEIIKEELLEVKDKYGDERRSEINFAGGDVSIEDMIPDEQVVITISHAGYIKRTPLSEYKIQNRGGVGQKASTTRNEDFLEHLFVGTNHQYMLFFTQKGKCFWMRVYEIPEGSKTSKGRAIQNLINIEQDDKVKAFICTKDLKDEEYINGHYVIMATKKGIVKKTSLEQYSRPRQNGINAITIREDDELLEAKLTTGNSQIMLAVKSGKAIRFEESKTRPMGRNASGVRGITLAGNDDEVIGMISVNNLEEDILVVSENGYGKRSSLEDYRITNRGGKGVKTISVTEKTGNLVAIKNVSDSDDLMIINKSGVAIRMAVEDLRVMGRATQGVRLINLKNDVIAAVAKVMKDEENVKDVNNIDVEEDGMDVDKNSTENEN, encoded by the coding sequence ATGGCAGAAGGAGAAAAACTGATTCCTATTAATATTGAAGATGAAATGAAGTCGGCTTACATTGATTATTCAATGTCGGTCATTGTGTCACGTGCTTTACCCGATGTTAGGGATGGCTTAAAACCGGTACACCGAAGGGTCTTGTTTGGAATGCACGAGTTAGGTGTAAGGTCTAATAGTGCATATAAAAAATCTGCCAGGATTGTAGGGGAGGTATTAGGTAAATACCATCCTCACGGCGACACCTCAGTATACGATACTATGGTTCGTATGGCACAGGAATGGAGTTTACGTTATATGCTTGTTGACGGACAGGGTAATTTTGGGTCGGTTGATGGAGATAGTCCGGCTGCAATGCGTTATACAGAAGCAAGGATGAGAAAGATATCGGAGGATATGATGGCCGATATTGATAAAGATACGGTTGACCATCAGTTAAACTTTGATGATTCGTTAAAGGAACCTACTGTACTCCCAACACGAGTTCCTAATTTACTTATAAATGGTGCTTCCGGTATAGCGGTAGGTATGGCTACCAATATGCCTCCGCATAACTTGTCGGAAGTAGTTGACGGCACAGTCGCATACATAGATAACAATGACATCACTGTTGATGAATTAATTGAATATGTTAAAGCTCCAGATTTTCCAACCGGAGGGATCATTTATGGCTATGATGGTGTAAAGGAAGCGTTTAAAACCGGAAGGGGCAGGGTAGTAATGCGTGCCAAAGCTGCTTTTGAAGAAGTTAATGGCAGGGAATGTATTATAGTTACTGAAATTCCGTACCAGGTAAACAAGGCTGATATGATTAAAAAAACAGCCGATCTTGTCAATGAAAAGAGAATTGAAGGGATTTCCAATATCAGGGATGAGTCTGACCGAAAAGGTATGCGTATTGTTTATGTTCTGAAAAAAGATGCCATACCCAATATAGTTCTAAATACACTTTATAAATATACAGCACTTCAGTCTTCTTTTAGTGTAAATAATATTGCTTTGGTAAACGGACGGCCACAGTTGTTAAACCTTAAAGATATGATTCATCATTTTGTGGATCACAGGCATGAGGTGGTGGTTCGCAGAACAGAATATGAACTAAAAAAGGCCGAGGAAAGGGCTCATATACTGGAAGGATTAATAATTGCTTCAGACAATATTGATGAAGTTATAGCTCTTATAAGATCTTCTGCTAATGCCGATGAAGCTCGGGAAAAATTAATGGAGCGTTTTAAGCTTACCGAGATTCAGGCTAAGGCAATCGTAGAAATGCGATTAAGACAACTTACAGGGCTAGAACAAGATAAGTTGCGCGCAGAATATGAAGATATCAAAAAGTTTATTGAGGATTGTAAAGATATTCTTGCCCGTAAAGAAAGGAGAATGGAAATTATCAAAGAAGAACTTCTTGAGGTTAAAGATAAATATGGAGATGAAAGACGGTCGGAAATCAATTTTGCAGGAGGTGATGTAAGTATTGAAGATATGATTCCTGATGAGCAGGTTGTTATAACCATTTCTCATGCGGGTTATATAAAAAGAACTCCTTTAAGCGAGTACAAAATTCAAAACAGGGGAGGGGTTGGACAGAAAGCTTCAACCACAAGGAATGAAGATTTTCTTGAACATCTTTTTGTGGGTACAAACCACCAGTATATGTTATTCTTTACCCAAAAGGGTAAATGTTTTTGGATGAGGGTTTACGAAATTCCCGAAGGAAGTAAAACATCCAAAGGAAGAGCAATCCAAAACCTGATAAACATAGAGCAGGACGATAAGGTAAAAGCCTTTATATGTACAAAAGATTTAAAAGATGAAGAATATATAAATGGTCATTACGTTATAATGGCTACTAAAAAAGGTATTGTAAAGAAAACTTCTTTAGAACAATATTCACGGCCACGCCAAAACGGTATTAATGCCATTACGATCAGGGAAGATGATGAATTACTGGAAGCAAAATTAACCACAGGCAACAGCCAGATTATGTTGGCTGTAAAATCCGGTAAGGCCATTAGATTTGAAGAAAGTAAAACCCGTCCGATGGGAAGAAATGCTTCCGGGGTAAGAGGAATTACTTTGGCGGGTAATGATGACGAGGTAATAGGAATGATTTCGGTAAACAATCTGGAAGAAGATATTTTAGTGGTGTCCGAAAACGGTTATGGTAAGCGTTCGAGCCTGGAAGATTACAGAATAACAAATAGAGGAGGAAAAGGTGTAAAAACCATCTCTGTTACAGAAAAAACAGGTAACTTAGTAGCCATAAAAAATGTATCTGATAGTGACGATTTAATGATCATAAATAAATCAGGAGTAGCTATAAGAATGGCTGTTGAAGATTTAAGGGTAATGGGTAGAGCGACACAGGGTGTAAGGCTCATTAATCTTAAAAATGATGTAATAGCTGCTGTAGCCAAAGTAATGAAAGATGAAGAAAATGTGAAGGATGTAAACAACATTGATGTGGAAGAAGATGGCATGGATGTTGATAAAAACAGTACTGAAAACGAAAATTAA
- a CDS encoding glycoside hydrolase family 16 protein produces the protein MLKPSFSIFILSVLLFFSCSEETSVDNLNPDTEIPEGEGEGEGDDEDNSNEEPDNPGSDENTEWKLIFEDNFEGPENSKPNQNYWESLEYNRRPNENGPDGWWDNDDVYLDGQGNLIIRVRTIDNKNNDNDSHDFSTGMIRSRGKFEQKFGKFEISCKLPEKSGWWVAFWLYADGVDTIDGSGEDGTEIDIMEGFGWTNLINHALHFDAYGAEHQSVDKQVTVDGIREGFHIFSLEWNEEEYIFYIDNEESWRTSFGGVSKVPSYIKVSGEISTLDWATGAYWANSINSEDYPDYFIIDYVKTYQKQ, from the coding sequence ATGCTTAAACCAAGTTTTTCTATTTTTATTCTTTCTGTGCTTTTATTCTTTTCCTGTTCTGAAGAAACTTCAGTTGATAATTTAAATCCTGATACTGAAATTCCAGAAGGAGAAGGAGAAGGAGAAGGAGATGATGAAGATAACAGCAATGAAGAACCCGATAACCCGGGTTCTGATGAAAACACTGAGTGGAAACTTATTTTTGAAGATAATTTTGAAGGACCAGAAAACAGCAAACCCAACCAAAATTACTGGGAATCTTTAGAATACAACCGTAGACCTAATGAAAATGGCCCGGACGGCTGGTGGGATAATGATGATGTTTACCTGGACGGGCAGGGCAATCTCATTATTCGTGTCAGAACCATTGATAATAAAAATAATGATAATGACTCTCATGATTTTTCAACCGGAATGATCCGTAGCAGAGGTAAATTCGAACAAAAATTCGGTAAGTTTGAAATCAGTTGTAAACTTCCTGAAAAGTCAGGTTGGTGGGTAGCCTTCTGGTTGTATGCCGATGGGGTAGATACTATTGATGGCTCCGGGGAAGATGGTACTGAAATTGATATTATGGAAGGTTTTGGATGGACCAACCTGATTAATCATGCTTTGCATTTTGATGCATATGGAGCAGAACATCAATCAGTGGATAAACAGGTAACAGTGGATGGAATCAGGGAAGGTTTTCATATATTTTCTTTGGAATGGAATGAAGAAGAATACATTTTTTATATTGATAATGAAGAAAGTTGGAGAACAAGTTTTGGAGGAGTATCCAAAGTACCTTCTTATATAAAAGTTTCGGGTGAAATATCAACATTAGACTGGGCCACCGGTGCCTATTGGGCAAATTCCATAAACTCCGAAGATTATCCCGATTATTTTATTATAGATTATGTAAAAACTTATCAGAAACAATAA
- a CDS encoding NAD(P)H-dependent flavin oxidoreductase yields MTNKITRLYNIQYPVIQGGMVWTSGWKLASAVSNTGGLGLIGAGSMYPDLLREHIQKCKKATDKPFGVNVPLIYPHVNEIMKVILEEDVKIVFTSAGNPSTWTSKLKENGIKVTHVVSSVKFALKAQSAGVDAIVAEGFEAGGHNGREETTTFVLIPMVKEKITIPLIAAGGIATGKAMLAAMILGADGVQMGSRFVASEEASSHIKFKQKVVEAGEGDTKLTLKELTPVRLLKNPFFNEIQELTGKPHTVEDLQNLLGKGRARSGMMEGNLETGELEIGQISGLITDIKPVSQIINEIITEFTIAKQSLPGI; encoded by the coding sequence ATGACCAACAAAATAACCCGTCTTTACAATATACAATATCCTGTGATACAGGGAGGCATGGTATGGACAAGCGGTTGGAAGCTGGCTTCTGCTGTTTCTAATACCGGCGGATTGGGATTAATTGGAGCAGGCTCCATGTACCCCGATTTGTTGCGTGAACATATACAAAAATGTAAAAAAGCTACCGATAAACCTTTTGGAGTAAATGTCCCTTTAATTTATCCTCATGTAAATGAAATAATGAAAGTAATTTTGGAAGAGGATGTTAAAATAGTTTTCACCTCCGCAGGAAATCCTTCAACATGGACAAGTAAACTAAAGGAGAATGGAATTAAAGTGACTCATGTGGTGAGCAGTGTAAAATTTGCATTAAAAGCACAGAGTGCAGGGGTAGATGCCATAGTGGCCGAAGGGTTTGAAGCTGGCGGGCATAACGGCAGGGAAGAAACTACCACTTTTGTACTCATACCCATGGTAAAAGAAAAAATTACTATTCCTCTTATTGCGGCCGGAGGAATTGCCACAGGCAAAGCAATGCTGGCAGCTATGATTTTAGGTGCCGATGGTGTGCAAATGGGAAGCAGGTTTGTAGCCAGTGAAGAGGCTTCTTCTCATATTAAATTTAAACAAAAAGTGGTTGAAGCCGGAGAAGGGGATACGAAGCTTACTTTAAAGGAGCTTACTCCGGTGAGACTATTAAAAAATCCTTTTTTTAATGAAATTCAAGAACTTACTGGTAAACCACATACTGTAGAGGATTTACAAAATTTACTAGGTAAAGGCCGGGCAAGGTCAGGAATGATGGAAGGGAATTTAGAGACAGGAGAACTGGAAATAGGCCAGATTTCCGGACTTATAACCGATATTAAACCCGTGAGCCAGATAATTAATGAAATCATTACAGAGTTTACTATTGCAAAACAATCTTTACCCGGGATTTAG
- a CDS encoding C40 family peptidase, with protein MQYGICNLNIVPLRLEPTDISELVSQVLYGEHFKVLEVRKKWSKICLAFDKYEGWIDNKQFAFIDEDQYKNLNRSSPKYSFDLVEFISDNNHNLIPVCLGVNVNGCEYLSHVFEGKEISGKQPKEHLVNTAVLYLNTPYLWGGKTPFGIDCSGLTQMVYKLNGHRLLRDASQQSTQGEPLSFIEESEPGDLAFFDNDEGKIVHVGIIMKDNYIIHAHGKVRIDRIDHTGIFNVETKNYSHKLRVIKKII; from the coding sequence ATGCAATACGGTATTTGTAATTTAAATATTGTTCCTTTAAGACTAGAGCCTACCGATATAAGTGAATTAGTTTCCCAGGTTTTATATGGTGAACATTTTAAAGTATTGGAAGTAAGAAAAAAATGGAGCAAAATATGTCTGGCTTTTGATAAATATGAGGGTTGGATTGACAACAAACAATTTGCTTTTATTGATGAGGACCAATATAAAAATCTGAACCGTTCCTCACCCAAATATTCTTTCGATTTAGTAGAATTTATTTCAGATAATAATCATAATCTTATTCCTGTATGTTTAGGAGTCAATGTAAATGGCTGTGAATATTTATCACATGTTTTTGAAGGTAAAGAAATATCCGGGAAACAGCCTAAAGAACACCTGGTAAATACTGCTGTTTTATATTTAAATACACCCTACTTGTGGGGTGGTAAAACTCCGTTTGGTATTGATTGTTCGGGTTTAACTCAAATGGTATATAAGCTTAATGGACATAGATTGTTAAGGGATGCTTCTCAGCAATCAACACAGGGAGAACCTTTAAGTTTTATTGAAGAAAGTGAACCCGGAGATTTAGCCTTTTTTGATAATGACGAAGGAAAAATTGTTCATGTAGGAATTATAATGAAAGACAATTATATTATTCACGCCCATGGTAAAGTTAGAATAGACAGGATAGACCATACTGGTATATTTAATGTGGAAACCAAAAACTATTCACATAAACTGCGTGTAATTAAAAAGATAATATAA
- the rimK gene encoding 30S ribosomal protein S6--L-glutamate ligase encodes MSDTKIIVGSEEWVSLPNLNIPAIKVRVDSGAKTSSLHAVNIQPFQRSNETWVSFDVFPIQFNGRKFLKCEALVIDKRVVKSSTGNREHRFVIRTPLKIGNNSWDVEITLTNRDPMGYRMLLGREAMMGKIIVDPENSFLLGDISEDEINKKYEKKIENKSGLKIGLLASNADLYSNRRIIEAGERLGHNIEFFNIRQCYMKLDAKTPEIHYRGGKILNDLDAIIPRIRPSMTFYGCALTRQFEALNIFCLNNALAISRSRDKLYSLQLLLNHGVDIPTTGFANSPLDTNDLIKMVGGTPLIIKLLEGTQGKGVVLAETKKAAESVINAFKSLNANILVQEFIKEANGKDLRCFVIDNKVVATIQREAPPGEFRANIHLGGTASIIKATPEEKKLAIRAAKAMGLDVAGVDIIRSSKGPLLLEVNSSPGLEGIETATDKDIASLMIKSIEKKLKWVKVSEET; translated from the coding sequence ATGAGTGATACCAAAATAATTGTAGGCAGTGAGGAATGGGTTTCACTTCCTAATTTAAATATCCCTGCAATAAAAGTACGGGTAGACAGTGGTGCAAAAACCTCTTCCCTACATGCAGTAAACATTCAACCTTTTCAACGCAGCAATGAAACATGGGTAAGTTTTGATGTATTTCCCATTCAGTTTAACGGAAGAAAATTTCTAAAATGTGAAGCGCTGGTAATTGATAAAAGGGTCGTGAAAAGTTCCACAGGGAACCGGGAGCATCGGTTTGTTATTAGAACTCCTTTAAAAATTGGAAATAATAGCTGGGATGTGGAAATTACTCTTACCAACCGCGATCCTATGGGGTACAGAATGCTTTTGGGAAGGGAAGCGATGATGGGCAAAATCATTGTGGACCCCGAAAATAGTTTTCTATTAGGAGATATCAGTGAAGATGAAATTAATAAAAAATACGAAAAGAAAATAGAAAACAAATCCGGTTTAAAAATAGGATTACTGGCAAGTAATGCTGATTTATACAGTAATCGCAGGATTATAGAAGCAGGCGAAAGACTGGGCCATAATATAGAATTTTTCAATATCAGGCAATGCTATATGAAGCTGGATGCCAAAACCCCGGAAATACATTACAGGGGAGGAAAAATTTTAAATGACCTGGATGCTATTATACCGCGTATACGCCCCAGTATGACTTTTTACGGGTGTGCACTTACCCGACAATTTGAAGCCTTGAATATATTTTGCCTTAACAACGCATTGGCAATAAGCAGGTCTCGCGACAAACTATATTCATTACAACTGCTTTTAAATCATGGTGTAGATATACCCACCACAGGATTTGCCAATTCTCCGTTAGATACAAACGACCTGATAAAAATGGTAGGAGGCACTCCTTTAATTATAAAATTACTGGAAGGCACTCAGGGAAAAGGTGTGGTGTTGGCCGAAACCAAAAAAGCTGCCGAAAGTGTAATAAATGCTTTTAAAAGCCTTAATGCCAATATTCTTGTACAGGAATTTATTAAAGAAGCCAACGGGAAGGATCTAAGATGTTTTGTTATTGATAATAAAGTGGTGGCCACTATTCAAAGAGAAGCTCCTCCCGGAGAGTTCCGGGCAAATATACATCTAGGTGGTACCGCATCAATTATTAAAGCCACACCGGAAGAAAAGAAATTAGCTATCAGGGCTGCAAAAGCAATGGGACTGGATGTAGCCGGAGTAGATATTATCCGGTCATCTAAAGGACCTTTGTTACTGGAAGTTAACTCTTCACCCGGTTTGGAAGGAATAGAAACTGCCACAGATAAAGATATTGCTTCCTTAATGATAAAATCTATAGAGAAAAAACTAAAATGGGTTAAAGTAAGTGAAGAAACCTAG
- a CDS encoding ATP-dependent Clp protease ATP-binding subunit, which yields MDDNFSPRVKDVIAYSKEEALRLGHDFIGTEHLMLGLLRDGSGKAIDILTALNVDLEHLRRKVEILSPANPNIGLASNDKKNLHLTRQAERALKTTFLEAKLFQSSSINTAHLLLCILRNENDPTTKLLNKLRVDYDNVKEQFKLMITSDDDYIDSPSAESYSDDSGVPGDESKENPFGSGSPKTNKKSKTPVLDNFGRDLTQLAEEGKLDPVVGRQKEIERVSQILSRRKKNNPLLIGEPGVGKSAIAEGLALRIIKKKVSRILYGKRVVTLDLASLVAGTKYRGQFEERMKAVMNELEKNDDIILFIDEIHTIVGAGGATGSLDASNMFKPALARGEIQCIGATTLDEYRQYIEKDGALERRFQKVMVEPTSVEETIEILHNIKEKYEEHHNVDYTDEAIEACVKLTNRYMTDRFLPDKAIDALDEAGSRVHITNMEVPKQILELEKQLEEVRELKNSVVKKQKYEEAAKLRDDEKRLEKSLAVAQEKWEEESKLHKEIVSEENVADVVSMMSGIPVNRIAQAESSKLAELPNIIKGKVIGQDEAVGKVVKAIQRNRAGLKDPNKPIGSFIFLGQTGVGKTQLAKVLAQKLFDSEDALIRIDMSEYMEKFAVSRLVGAPPGYVGYEEGGQLTEKVRRKPYSVILLDEVEKAHPDVFNMLLQVLDDGYLTDSLGRKIDFRNSIIIMTSNIGARQLKDFGQGVGFGTAAKKAQADDHSKSVIENALKKAFAPEFLNRIDDVVVFNPLEREDIHKIIDIELDKLYTRIKDLGYDLTLSEKAKDYIADKGFDKQYGARPLKRAIQKYIEDALAEEIITAKLEEGDSIQMDLDEKNTELTINIKKAEKPAES from the coding sequence ATGGATGATAATTTTTCACCAAGAGTTAAAGATGTTATAGCTTACAGTAAGGAAGAAGCCCTTCGGTTAGGCCATGACTTTATTGGCACTGAGCATTTAATGCTCGGGCTTTTACGTGATGGAAGTGGAAAAGCTATTGATATTCTTACTGCCCTGAATGTTGATCTGGAACATTTGAGAAGGAAAGTAGAAATCCTTAGTCCTGCCAACCCCAATATCGGATTGGCATCAAATGATAAAAAAAATCTTCATTTAACAAGACAAGCTGAAAGAGCACTTAAAACCACTTTTCTTGAAGCTAAATTATTTCAGAGTTCATCGATAAATACAGCTCATTTATTGTTATGTATTTTAAGAAATGAAAACGACCCTACCACAAAGCTTTTAAATAAGCTCAGAGTAGATTATGACAATGTAAAAGAACAATTTAAACTTATGATTACAAGTGATGATGATTATATAGACTCTCCCTCAGCAGAATCGTATTCTGATGATTCCGGAGTCCCCGGAGATGAGTCCAAAGAAAACCCTTTTGGCTCTGGAAGTCCAAAAACAAACAAAAAGTCAAAAACTCCCGTTTTAGATAATTTTGGGCGTGACCTCACACAACTTGCCGAAGAAGGCAAGCTGGACCCGGTAGTGGGACGCCAAAAGGAAATAGAAAGAGTTTCACAAATTTTAAGCCGGAGAAAGAAAAATAATCCTTTGTTGATAGGAGAACCCGGCGTAGGTAAAAGTGCTATTGCCGAAGGCCTGGCACTTAGAATTATTAAGAAAAAAGTATCCCGCATACTGTATGGAAAACGTGTAGTTACCCTCGACCTGGCTTCTTTGGTTGCAGGAACAAAATACCGCGGGCAGTTTGAAGAGCGTATGAAAGCCGTAATGAATGAGCTCGAAAAAAATGATGATATCATCCTTTTTATTGATGAAATACATACCATTGTAGGAGCAGGAGGAGCTACCGGTAGTCTGGATGCTTCTAACATGTTTAAACCTGCATTGGCAAGAGGCGAAATACAATGTATTGGTGCAACTACCCTGGACGAATACAGACAATACATAGAAAAGGACGGGGCCTTAGAAAGAAGATTCCAGAAAGTTATGGTAGAACCCACTTCGGTAGAAGAAACTATTGAAATACTTCATAACATCAAAGAAAAATATGAAGAACATCATAATGTTGATTATACGGATGAAGCCATAGAAGCATGCGTTAAATTAACCAACAGGTATATGACAGACCGTTTCTTACCCGATAAAGCAATTGATGCATTAGACGAAGCAGGATCAAGAGTCCATATTACCAACATGGAGGTTCCTAAACAAATTCTTGAACTTGAAAAACAACTGGAAGAAGTTAGGGAATTAAAGAACTCAGTTGTAAAAAAACAAAAATATGAAGAGGCTGCAAAACTAAGAGACGATGAAAAACGCCTGGAAAAAAGTTTAGCGGTGGCTCAGGAAAAATGGGAAGAAGAGAGTAAACTTCATAAAGAAATTGTCTCTGAAGAAAATGTAGCCGATGTGGTTTCCATGATGAGTGGAATTCCCGTAAACAGAATTGCCCAGGCAGAAAGCTCTAAACTGGCCGAATTACCCAATATAATAAAGGGTAAGGTTATTGGTCAGGATGAAGCTGTTGGCAAAGTTGTAAAAGCAATACAACGTAACCGTGCCGGTCTTAAAGACCCTAATAAACCCATAGGTTCTTTCATCTTTTTAGGCCAAACCGGAGTTGGTAAAACACAACTAGCCAAGGTTCTGGCGCAAAAACTCTTTGACTCAGAAGATGCACTCATAAGGATAGACATGAGTGAATACATGGAAAAATTTGCTGTTTCCAGGTTAGTTGGGGCACCTCCCGGATATGTAGGATACGAAGAAGGTGGCCAGCTTACAGAAAAAGTACGCAGAAAACCTTATTCAGTAATTTTACTGGATGAAGTAGAAAAAGCACATCCAGATGTGTTCAATATGCTTCTGCAGGTATTAGATGATGGATATCTTACCGACAGCCTGGGAAGAAAAATAGATTTCAGAAACAGTATAATCATCATGACTTCCAATATAGGAGCCCGTCAGCTTAAAGATTTCGGACAGGGGGTTGGCTTTGGTACAGCAGCTAAAAAAGCTCAGGCCGATGACCACTCTAAAAGCGTAATTGAAAATGCGCTTAAAAAAGCTTTTGCTCCCGAATTTTTGAATCGAATTGACGATGTTGTAGTATTCAATCCGCTTGAAAGGGAAGACATACATAAAATCATTGATATCGAACTTGATAAGTTATACACAAGAATTAAAGATTTAGGATATGATTTAACCCTGAGTGAAAAAGCTAAAGACTATATTGCCGATAAAGGATTTGATAAACAATACGGAGCACGTCCTTTAAAACGTGCCATTCAGAAATATATTGAAGATGCTTTAGCCGAGGAAATTATTACTGCCAAGCTGGAAGAAGGAGATAGTATTCAAATGGATCTCGATGAAAAAAACACCGAGTTGACAATAAATATCAAAAAAGCCGAAAAACCGGCAGAATCATAA
- a CDS encoding tetratricopeptide repeat protein, with translation MKRKIFVASALLFSAVVFSQKDELKAIDKAVKQGNLTEARTTLQSLEGSIDGAEAKYKAQYYFLKGQTYYEMAKKGIDVNTSFETAATALQDLIDFEENGKKKYTSDALEIKTDLLSKLVDSAIEDNKNGDNASAAKKLYLAYQLDKNNQDYLYFASAYAVNNQDYKTALDYYIQLKELGYTGVRMQYLATNKETGEEEDLGNKTNRDLMVKSGQYIKPEDKETESRYPEIVKNIALIYSQMGETDKAIAAVKEARAQDPKDINLILAEANLYIKLEDNEKFKALMEEAIAQEPTNPVLYYNLGVISAEMGNADEAINYYKKAIELDPTQENFYMNLAAAILLEEKTIIDEMNSLGNSRADNIRYDELKEKREGVYKEAAPHLEKLLEINPNNIDALKTLMNIYGTLGETAKYKEYKEKVAAVEQQ, from the coding sequence ATGAAAAGAAAAATTTTTGTAGCTTCTGCATTATTATTTTCAGCAGTAGTTTTTTCACAAAAAGATGAATTAAAAGCTATTGATAAGGCGGTTAAACAAGGTAATTTAACTGAAGCTAGAACAACTTTACAAAGTTTGGAAGGTAGTATTGATGGTGCCGAAGCTAAATATAAGGCACAATACTATTTTTTAAAAGGGCAAACTTATTATGAAATGGCTAAAAAGGGTATAGATGTAAATACCTCTTTTGAGACTGCCGCTACCGCCCTTCAGGATCTTATAGATTTTGAAGAAAACGGAAAGAAAAAGTATACAAGTGATGCTTTGGAAATTAAAACTGATTTGTTAAGTAAATTAGTTGACTCAGCAATAGAGGACAACAAAAATGGCGATAATGCTTCTGCTGCCAAAAAGCTTTACCTGGCTTACCAGTTAGATAAAAACAATCAGGATTATTTATATTTTGCTTCTGCATATGCAGTAAATAACCAGGATTATAAAACAGCTCTTGATTATTATATTCAGCTTAAAGAATTAGGGTACACAGGAGTAAGAATGCAATATCTTGCAACAAACAAAGAAACTGGTGAGGAGGAAGATTTAGGTAATAAAACAAACAGGGATCTTATGGTTAAATCCGGACAATATATAAAACCGGAAGATAAAGAAACAGAGTCAAGATATCCCGAAATAGTTAAAAATATTGCTCTAATTTACTCTCAAATGGGAGAGACTGATAAAGCAATTGCTGCCGTTAAAGAGGCAAGAGCCCAAGATCCTAAGGATATTAATTTAATTTTAGCAGAAGCTAACCTTTATATAAAGCTTGAAGATAATGAGAAGTTTAAAGCTTTAATGGAAGAAGCAATTGCTCAAGAGCCTACCAATCCGGTTCTTTATTATAATTTAGGAGTTATTAGTGCTGAAATGGGCAATGCTGATGAGGCAATAAACTATTATAAAAAAGCTATTGAATTAGATCCAACTCAGGAAAATTTCTATATGAATTTAGCAGCAGCTATCTTATTGGAAGAAAAGACGATTATTGATGAAATGAATAGTCTTGGAAATTCACGAGCTGATAATATAAGATATGATGAGCTAAAAGAAAAAAGAGAAGGGGTTTACAAAGAAGCAGCTCCTCATCTTGAAAAACTTTTAGAAATTAATCCAAACAACATAGATGCTTTAAAAACATTAATGAACATCTATGGTACATTAGGGGAAACAGCAAAATATAAAGAATATAAAGAAAAAGTTGCAGCTGTAGAGCAACAATAA